A genomic region of Chlorobaculum parvum NCIB 8327 contains the following coding sequences:
- a CDS encoding leucyl aminopeptidase has translation MRLTVTAKEGGSIKADALVLFISTKDLKKEAGKLLRSLGADEGALKDFKASAGELVMAYRAASGKSPLRLLLAGIGDGLKLEEFRKAAEAAARKAVDLKIGILALDCSGAAQWAKQLKCKSDELAAVLAGAAQYGAYRFDRLKSGKLDKKKDESKPKGISELVFAGCGTQLGAIENGANAGMIVGSCQNAARDLVNLPGNHLSAEDLADAAREAGKRGGFEVTVFDKKKITELKMGGLLAVNKGSEQPPTFTIMDYKPEGKAKKTIALVGKGVTFDSGGISLKPAQGMEEMKSDMAGAACVIEAVEAAARLALPVRVIGFVPSTDNMPSGSAQMPGDVITTMSGITVEVGNTDAEGRLILADALTYAKQEYNPDVMIDLATLTGACIVALGYPVAGLFSNDEALADRLFKSGQASGEKVWQLPLWDEYAELIKSDVADVHNTGGRGAGSITAAKFLEKFIDGHKHWAHVDIAGPAFPTKGGSKVSGATGFGVRLLVDLLQSWS, from the coding sequence ATGCGACTTACCGTTACTGCAAAAGAGGGGGGCTCGATCAAGGCTGATGCCCTCGTCCTGTTCATCTCCACGAAAGACCTGAAAAAAGAGGCTGGAAAGCTCCTCAGAAGTCTTGGCGCTGATGAAGGCGCTTTGAAGGATTTCAAGGCTTCCGCAGGCGAACTTGTGATGGCTTACCGGGCAGCTTCCGGGAAGAGCCCTTTGAGGCTTTTGCTGGCGGGGATCGGTGATGGCCTCAAACTGGAAGAGTTTCGCAAGGCTGCTGAAGCAGCCGCACGAAAGGCGGTTGATCTGAAGATCGGCATTCTGGCGCTTGATTGTTCCGGAGCTGCTCAGTGGGCAAAACAGTTGAAATGCAAGAGCGATGAGTTGGCGGCTGTTCTGGCCGGGGCAGCACAATACGGCGCTTACCGTTTCGATCGCCTCAAGAGCGGTAAACTCGACAAGAAGAAGGATGAGAGCAAGCCGAAAGGCATTTCGGAGCTGGTGTTTGCCGGGTGCGGCACTCAGCTCGGCGCTATTGAAAACGGCGCGAACGCAGGTATGATCGTCGGTTCGTGCCAGAACGCGGCAAGAGATCTGGTCAACCTTCCGGGCAACCATCTCTCCGCCGAAGATCTGGCTGATGCCGCCCGTGAGGCCGGCAAACGCGGCGGATTCGAGGTAACGGTGTTCGACAAGAAGAAGATCACCGAGCTGAAGATGGGCGGATTGCTTGCCGTCAACAAGGGAAGCGAGCAGCCTCCGACGTTCACCATCATGGACTACAAGCCCGAAGGCAAGGCCAAAAAGACCATCGCACTGGTTGGTAAGGGCGTGACCTTCGATTCCGGCGGCATTTCCCTGAAGCCTGCCCAGGGCATGGAGGAGATGAAGTCCGATATGGCTGGTGCAGCCTGCGTCATCGAGGCTGTCGAGGCAGCTGCCCGGCTTGCCTTGCCGGTTCGCGTGATCGGCTTCGTGCCCTCCACGGACAACATGCCGAGCGGTTCGGCGCAAATGCCCGGTGACGTCATTACCACCATGTCAGGCATTACGGTCGAGGTGGGCAACACTGACGCCGAAGGCCGTCTGATTTTGGCCGATGCGCTCACTTACGCCAAGCAGGAGTACAATCCTGACGTGATGATCGACCTGGCCACCCTCACCGGAGCCTGCATTGTGGCGCTCGGTTATCCGGTCGCCGGGTTGTTCAGCAACGATGAAGCTCTGGCAGACCGTTTGTTCAAATCGGGTCAGGCTTCCGGTGAAAAGGTCTGGCAGCTGCCGCTCTGGGACGAGTACGCTGAGCTGATCAAATCCGATGTGGCCGACGTGCACAACACGGGCGGACGCGGCGCAGGCTCGATTACGGCAGCCAAGTTCCTCGAAAAGTTCATCGATGGCCATAAGCACTGGGCTCACGTCGATATCGCCGGCCCGGCTTTCCCGACCAAGGGAGGATCGAAGGTATCCGGAGCAACCGGTTTCGGTGTGCGACTTCTGGTGGATTTGCTGCAAAGCTGGTCCTGA